A genomic region of Arachis stenosperma cultivar V10309 chromosome 9, arast.V10309.gnm1.PFL2, whole genome shotgun sequence contains the following coding sequences:
- the LOC130950708 gene encoding importin subunit alpha-2-like yields the protein MSYRPTGNSRTDVRRSRYKVAVDAEEGRRRREDTMVEIRKNRREESLQKKRREGLQAQQIPASAQSTVLEKKLEHLPTMVAGVYSDDNSLQLEATTQFRKLLSIERCPPIEEVIQAGVVSRFVEFLSRDDFPQLQFEAAWALTNIASGTSENTKVVIDHGAVPIFVRLLASPSDDVREQAVWALGNVAGDSPRCRDLVLSHGALLPLLAQLNEHAKLSMLTNATWTLSNFCRGKPQPPFDQVKPALPALASLIHSNDEEVLTDACWALSYLSDGTNDKIQAVIEAGVCPRLVELLMHPSPSVLIPALRTVGNIVTGDDMQTQVIINHQALPCLLNLLSNNYKKSIKKEACWTISNITAGNKQQIQAVIESNIIGHLVSLLQNAEFDIKKEAAWAISNATSGGSHEQIKYLVSQGCIKPLCDLLICPDPRIVTVCLEGLENILKVGEAYKNMGTIGDVNLYAQMIDDAEGLEKIENLQSHDNTEIYEKAVKILETYWLEEDDETMPPGDCSQPGFNFGGSDGPAVPPGGFNF from the exons ATGTCGTATCGCCCAACCGGAAATTCAAGGACCGATGTCCGCCGGAGCCGCTATAAGGTGGCCGTCGACGCCGAGGAGGGTCGCCGGCGTCGAGAAGACACCATGGTGGAGATCAGGAAGAACCGAAGGGAAGAGAGCTTGCAGAAGAAGCGGCGCGAGGGTCTCCAAGCACAGCAGATTCCCGCTTCCGCACAATCCACTGTGCTAGAGAAGAAG TTAGAACACCTACCTACGATGGTTGCAGGTGTTTATTCTGATGATAATAGCCTGCAGCTGGAAGCAACTACTCAGTTCCGGAAGTTGCTTTCGATCG AGCGTTGTCCGCCGATTGAGGAGGTTATACAGGCTGGTGTGGTTTCTCGGTTTGTTGAATTTCTTTCGAGGGATGACTTTCCGCAGTTGCAG TTTGAGGCAGCCTGGGCTTTGACAAATATAGCTTCTGGAACATCTGAAAACACCAAAGTGGTCATTGATCATGGAGCTGTCCCTATTTTTGTAAGGCTCCTTGCTTCTCCCAGTGATGATGTCCGTGAACAG GCAGTGTGGGCCTTAGGAAATGTTGCTGGGGATTCTCCTAGATGCCGTGATCTTGTACTTAGTCATGGTGCACTGCTTCCTCTGTTGGCACAATTGAATGAACATGCCAAACTTTCCATGCTTACGAATGCTACCTGGACACTTTCAAACTTCTGCAGGGGCAAGCCACAGCCTCCTTTTGATCAG GTGAAACCTGCTCTTCCTGCCCTTGCTAGTCTTATCCATTCAAATGATGAAGAAGTCTTGACAGATGCTTGTTGGGCACTTTCATATCTTTCTGATGGTACAAATGACAAAATTCAAGCTGTGATTGAAGCTGGTGTCTGTCCCCGGCTAGTTGAGCTTTTAAT GCACCCATCCCCTTCAGTTCTAATTCCTGCTCTTCGTACAGTTGGAAATATTGTCACTGGAGATGATATGCAAACTCAG GTTATCATCAACCATCAAGCTCTTCCTTGCCTTCTTAATCTGTtgtctaataattataaaaaaagcATCAAGAAGGAAGCTTGTTGGACCATATCAAACATCACAGCTGGTAATAAACAGCAGATTCAG GCTGTAATTGAGTCTAATATAATTGGTCATTTGGTCAGCCTGCTTCAAAATGCTGAGTTTGACATCAAGAAAGAGGCTGCTTGGGCTATATCAAATGCTACATCTGGTGGATCTCATGAACAAATCAA GTACTTGGTAAGCCAAGGGTGTATCAAGCCCTTGTGCGATCTTCTCATCTGTCCCGATCCTAGAATTGTGACAGTTTGTCTGGAAGGACTGGAAAACATCTTGAAGGTGGGAGAAGCTTATAAAAATATGGGCACTATTGGTGATGTGAATCTATATGCCCAAATGATTGACGATGCGGAGGGTTTGGAGAAAATTGAGAACCTTCAGAGTCATGATAACACAGAGATTTATGAAAAGGCAGTGAAGATTCTTGAAACATACTGGTTGGAGGAAGATGACGAGACTATGCCTCCAGGGGATTGTTCACAACCAGGGTTTAACTTTGGTGGCTCTGATGGTCCTGCTGTGCCACCCGGTGGATTCAACTTTTAA
- the LOC130949407 gene encoding uncharacterized protein LOC130949407, with amino-acid sequence MADSSTSSTSSISQGTSKTRKPSHFRAKIKVQNIQIVLRNLHQNTIKLSVKNLKRKQSNNTQQKMAARNQTKDLKCATHLLSDKFRNMTEEKKAIVRDLGFGGLMHIPPLRVDHQLLRELANNFKLGENRLKTGYGSFQITPRKIGYALGINATGDLFPEKVEYKKLSDDDKIIYRRFQGKTLKSLTDEMMEIGVGNEEERLMFKRIFILYIQMAFLLPTTINKISPVHLAPIFKMDGISERNWGACLTFMVKGITDYQEKKKNQLMAASSPS; translated from the exons ATGGcagactcttccacttcttccacttcttccattTCTCAAGGCACTTCGAAAACAAGGAAACCCTCCCATTTTCGAGCGAAAATCAAAgttcaaaatatacaaatcgTTCTTCGAAACCTCCATCAAAACACCATCAAACTCTCCGTGAAGAATCTGAAGAGAAAACAAAGCAACAATACTCAAC AGAAAATGGCAGCAAGAAACCAAACAAAAGACCTTAAGTGTGCCACACATCTCCTGAGTGATAAGTTCAGAAACATGACTGAGGAGAAGAAGGCAATTGTGAGGGATCTTGGATTCGGTGGGTTGATGCACATCCCACCACTAAGGGTGGATCACCAACTCTTAAGGGAGCTGGCAAACAACTTCAAACTTGGGGAGAACAGACTGAAGACAGGATATGGTTCTTTCCAAATAACACCAAGAAAAATAGGTTATGCACTTGGCATCAATGCAACAG gagatctatttcctgagaaagttgagtataagaaactttctgatgatgacaaaataatttatagaaGATTCCAGGGTAAGACCCTCAAAAGTCTTACTGATGAAATGATGGAAATCGGCGTTGGCAACGAAGAGGAACGCCTGATGTTCAAGAGGATATTCATCCTCTACATACAGATGGCGTTCCTTTTGCCAACGACGATAAACAAAATATCGCCCGTGCACCTGGCCCCAATTTTTAAGATGGACGGCATATCAGAGAGAAACTGGGGGGCATGTTTGACCTTCATGGTCAAGGGCATCACAGACTAccaggagaagaagaagaatcaatTAATGGCTGCCTCTTCGCCCTCATGA